One Gimesia aquarii DNA segment encodes these proteins:
- a CDS encoding alpha/beta hydrolase has protein sequence MSVHPQVSRYLDEISKVDIPPFETITPEFIRSTLTPSPEAHIPAKKIENRVLLVNDTEIPIRIYTPASISEVSNSKAPALVYFHGGGWVMGTLDAYDGLCQDLAGTGDCKVISVDYRMAPENPYPLPFKDAYSATEWVSSNANDLDIDQNRIAVGGDSAGGNLAAAVALKARQSQQLNLAFQMLVYPVTNYRFDTESYQKYGINYFLTKRAMQWFWEQYLPDESAGREVYASPLRCKDLTGLPDTIVITAGYDPLYSEAVQYVEQMLHFGNNVEHINYEDMIHGFFRRSDLYDRAFEAVQLAGLKLKQAFLQK, from the coding sequence ATGTCGGTCCACCCTCAGGTTAGTAGATACCTTGATGAGATTTCAAAAGTAGACATACCTCCATTTGAAACGATCACTCCAGAGTTTATACGGTCCACGCTCACTCCCTCCCCTGAAGCTCACATTCCAGCCAAAAAGATTGAAAATCGAGTGCTCTTGGTCAATGACACAGAAATACCAATCCGAATTTACACACCTGCAAGTATCTCGGAAGTTTCTAATTCCAAAGCTCCTGCTCTTGTTTACTTTCATGGTGGTGGTTGGGTAATGGGAACATTGGACGCTTATGATGGATTGTGCCAGGATCTAGCAGGAACGGGAGATTGTAAGGTTATCTCAGTCGATTATAGAATGGCTCCAGAGAATCCCTATCCACTGCCTTTCAAAGATGCATATTCTGCAACAGAATGGGTTTCAAGTAATGCCAATGATCTAGACATCGATCAAAATAGAATTGCGGTTGGTGGTGATAGTGCTGGAGGGAACCTGGCAGCTGCGGTTGCTCTTAAAGCGAGACAGTCGCAACAGCTCAATTTAGCCTTTCAAATGTTGGTTTATCCTGTCACCAACTATCGGTTTGATACAGAGTCATACCAAAAGTATGGAATCAATTATTTTTTGACTAAACGTGCTATGCAGTGGTTTTGGGAGCAGTATCTTCCTGATGAATCCGCTGGCCGCGAAGTTTACGCTTCTCCATTACGTTGTAAAGACTTAACCGGGTTACCTGATACGATAGTTATTACAGCGGGATACGATCCCCTTTATTCTGAAGCAGTACAATATGTAGAACAAATGCTGCATTTCGGAAACAACGTTGAGCACATTAATTATGAAGATATGATCCATGGTTTCTTTAGACGTTCGGACCTATATGATCGGGCATTTGAAGCGGTTCAGTTAGCTGGTCTTAAATTAAAGCAGGCTTTCTTACAAAAGTAA